The region GGTCGTCCCGGGTGTACGGGCTTTACCGCCGCTCCGGGTACAACGGGGCAGACGACGCCATGACTGCCCTGCTCGGAGCGGCCCGGACCCGCATCGACCTGATGCAGTCGCAGGTCAGCGGGACCCTGCGCTGCAGCCTGAGCCTGCTGGCTCCCGGCGGCTGTCCCTTTCCCGCTGAGCACCTGCCGGTGTGGCAGGCCATCATCGGTGCCGTGCGCGAGCGGGGTGTACAGGTCCGGTTGGTGGTGGACCACGACCCCGCCCTGCAACTGGAGACGCTGGCCTTCCTGGCTGGCGTTCAGGCCGCCCTCAGACCTCTGGGCCTTCAGCATCACGTGCAGGCGCGCTGGTCCGGGACCGACGGTGGACTGCATTCCAAGGCCGCCCTGATCGACGGGCAGATGCTGACCGTCGGCAGCCAGAACCTGCATTTTTCCTCCTTCGGTGACCGGGGCCTGAATGAATACACCCTGGCGACCAGTGACCCGGCTGCTCTGGAGGCCGGGCAGCGGACCTTCGAGTTCGAGTGGGGCCGGAGCCGTCCGCTAAGCCTTCCGTCGTGGCTGCGCCCCTGAGCGCACCACCGGCGCATGGCTGGTGAGATTCGTCCCGCTGCCCGGGGCAAGGCCGTGCTGAAATAGACGGGTGACGCCTCAAAAGTCTCCATCAGCTCCACAACCGGCGTCCGGACCGGACAGTCCCTTCGATCCGGCTCTGGCAGACGCTGGCCGGATCCCGACACTGGTGGTGTTGTGGGGCTTGTTTACCCTGTCAAGCACCCCCTTCCTGGGTCGGCTGTTGCAGGGTGAGACCACTCTTTTTGCTCAGAATGTCCTGTACACCTGCGCCACTGCGGTATTACTGGTCCTGGTCTGGCGCGGCAGCGTGTGGGCCTGGCGCCTGACCGTGTCGTTCAGCATTTTTACCGGCCTGGTGGTGTTCGTGGTCGGCATGCTGGCTGGTGCAAACTCCTGGATGGGCTGGCTGGTGAGTGCAGCCGGAATCGGATTTCTGCTGCTGGCCTGCTGTCTGGTCGCCATTCCCAGCATCCGGTCATTCCTCGACAGCCGCTGGGCTGCGCGCCGCAGGAGCACCCCAGCCCGGAGCCGCCCGTGACCGGGGGGCCTGAGACTGGTGGGCGCCGGTTCATGGTGCAGGGTACCAACAATGCCTTCGCCTGTGGACACTGCGGCGCTGAGGTTCAGCCGCTTCAGAACGGCAGTGTCCGCAACCATTGCCCCGAGTGCCTTCATAGCAAACATGTCGATATCAATCCGGGAGACCGGGCCAGCACCTGCCACGGGCTGATGCAGCCGGTCGCTGTGGAGCAGAGTGGCAAGAAAGGCTGGTTGATCGTGCACCAGTGCGTCAGATGCGGATTTACCGGGCGCAACAAGGCGGCGCTCGATGATCCGCAGCAGCCTGACAGCTGGGACGCCATGATCCGGCTCAGCGCCCGTCCGCCGATTTAGGCCGGCGCCCGACACCTCTGCCGTGACAGTCAAGGTGCCTGGCCGCCGGAATGTGGATTGCTACACTCCTGGGCATGGTTCTTTGGCTGGTGGTGGTTTTCATTCTGCTCAGTGCGACCCTGATACTCGCGCTGTCGTTCGGTCCATTGAAGACGGCAGAGAATATCCGGGTCATCCGGATGTTCGCAGCTGTTCAGTACCTTGCGGCGCTGCTGCTGGCACTGGCGCGCCTGATGGGTCGTGCATGAACGGGCCGCAATTGATTGACCTGCACTTTCAGGAGACCCCGGGCGTCATTGCGGCCCATGTCCTGGATACCGGTGATGGCCTGGCTCTTGTCGATCCGGGCCCTGGCAGCACGCTGGACGCTCTCGAAGCTGGTCTGAATACCCTGGGGGCTGAGCTCAGCGATGTCCGGCACGTTCTGTTGACGCATATTCACTTTGATCATGCGGGGGCGGCGGGTACCGTGCTGGCCCGCGTGCCCCGGGCCAGGGTCTACGTTCACGGACGCGGAGCAGGTCATCTTGTGAGCCCGGAACGGCTGGTCGCCAGCGCCACCCAGATTTACGGCGACCAGATGGACCGCCTGTGGGGCGTGATGCAGCCGGTTGATCAGGACCGCCTGACTCCCCTGGAGGACGGGCAGACATTGCGTCTGGGGCGGGCCGAGGCCCGGGTGCTGTACACCCCGGGGCACGCCGTGCATCACGTGGCCTATCACATCGGAGACGACCTGTTTGTCGGAGACGTAGGCGGTGTCCGGCTGGACCCCCGGCAGACGCCGCGTGCGCCTACCCCTCCGCCAGATATTCAGCTTGATGACTGGAAACAGAGCATTTCGACCTTGCGCGTCCTCGACGCCCGTACGCTGCAGCTGACCCATTTCGGTGCCCATCCTCAGGAGGCTGCCCACTGGGACGGACTGCTTAACAACATGGAGCTCGACGCCAGCCGGATACGGGAGGGAATGGAGCGGGGCCAGTCGTTCGAGGCCATCTCCGAGGAATACACCGAGGTCCTGATGGCCGAGCTGGCGGCCGAGGGTATTCACCTGCCCGCCCGCTATGAATTTGCCTGCCCGCCCTGGATGAGTGTGCAGGGCCTGATGCGTTACTGGCAGCGGCAGTCCGTCCGCAGCGGAAGGGGAGACGCCTGATGCGCGTTCTGGTGATCGGCGGCGGCGGCCGTGAGCACGCCATCGTGGCGGCGTGTACCCGCCATGGTCATGAAGTGCTGTGTACTCCGGCAAATCCCGGCATTGCCAGACAGGCGCGTGTGCTACACAGCCCGCAGGACGCTGCTTCCCTGGCCCGATTGGCGCAGCAGGAAGCCGTGGACCTGGTGATCGTCGGTCCCGAGGCCTACCTTGCTGCTGGAGTGGTGGATGCCTGCACAGCGCTGGGCATTCCGGCCTTCGGCCCTACCCAGGCGGCCAGCCGGCTCGAAGGAGACAAGGCCTGGAGCAAGGCCTTCATGGCCAGGCATGGGATTCCTACTGCTCAGCACCTGACTTTTGACAACCTTGAAGACGCGCTGGCGCACGTGCGTGGCCTGCGGACACCAATTGTGGTTAAAGATGCTGGTCTCAAGGCAGGCAAGGGCGTGACTATTGCGCACAGCCACGAAGAGGCTGGAGCCGCCCTGAGAGACATCTTCAGCGAGGCGGGGGCCAAGGCCGTCATCGAAGACTTCATGACCGGGCAGGAAGTCACGATCCTGGCCCTGACCGACGGAGTGCGCTATGCCCTGACGCCTCCCAGTCAGGACCACAAGACCATTTACGAGGGCGATACCGGCCCGATGACCGGTGGCATGGGTGTGATCTGCCCATTCCCGGTGCCTGACGACGCCCTCTCGCTGATCCGCGAGACGATTATCATTCCGACGCTCCGGGGCATGGAAGCAGAAGGTGTGCCGTTCCGTGGTGTGCTCTACGCCGGACTGATGCTTACTCCCCAGGGCCCCAAGGTGGTGGAGTTTAACGCCCGGTTCGGTGATCCCGAGGCTGAGGCCGTATTGCCGCTGCTGGCAAGTGATCTCGCGCAGCATGCCCTGGAGGCAGCGCAGGGCCGGCTGGACCCTGATGCCGTGCAGTTCCAGCGTGGGGCCAGCGCCGTGGTGATTCTGGCGGCTCCGGGGTATCCCGCCGAGCCTGTGCGTGACATCCCTATTACCCTGCCGCCCGAGCCATCCGGGACAGCCATCTTTCACGCAGGAACCCGTCAGGACGGTGAGGTACTGCGGAGCAATGGGGGCCGCGTTCTGGCAGTAACTGCGACCGCCACTACTCTTCAGGAAGCCCTGAGCGGGGCCTATTCGCTGGCCGACCAGATCGATTTCCCTGGCGCGCAGATGCGCCGGGATATTGGTCACCGGATCGGGTTGGCTCCTGGAGCTGAGGTTTGACCGCGGGCCGTCCCCGCGCTACCATTCTCCACGGCAAGCTCCCCGGGCGTGCCGGTGTGGCGGAATTGGTAGACGCACTCGACTCAAAATCGAACGGGAAACCGTAGGGGTTCGAGTCCCCTCACCGGCACCAAATTAGAGCGCCTCGTCCTTGGACGGGGCGCTCGCTTTTATCGAGGAGAGGAAAAGAAAATCAGGCAGGCTGATTGCCGCTACAGATTGAGCCGAAGGATCTTCGGCTCAGGTCATGAGGGTCAGAGAATCCGAAGGCGACTGTTAGGTTTGAAAAGCCTTCCTCTGTGCCCTTTTTCATGGTCTGGGAAGTCACGTCATGTGGATAGTGCAGTTTGGGCAGCGCGCTTAGCAAGCAGGTGTGTAGCTACATGCGCCGCAAGAGGACGGCCGGGCAGGAAGCCTTGCGCGCTCATTACGCCTGTATCTTGCAGGGCTTTCCGAAAATGCTGCTCGCGTCTGGCTTCAAGGGCAGCCTTGTCCTTGCACCAGCTGAATGTGGTTGCTTCGGCAGACTTCCTCTGGCAACAGAGCTCATTTGTCTGGCACTCCTGACCCTTTATGGTCGGCTGATATGCTTTTCAAACACCAAGGCAGATCACTTCAAGAATTGTGTGCACCAAAATTCAGTCCGCTTGAGAAAATTATCAGTGACGACAGCAATTCCTGGCGTGACACGCTACGCCGGCGCTTCGGGTCTTCTGATATGCAGCCCGCGCCAATGGTCTTCAGCAGATCGTGGTTTGTCTGGCTGCCGTGTATAGTGGAAAGCTGTATGGTGCCCCGTGAGAAGTCAAACGGGCAAGCCGGAGGCATAGCTTACCGGTAGCGCCGAAGAGGTTCCCATGATCCTGAATCTATTTATTGTTCTGTTCGCCTTGATCTGCCTGGCACTGGTGTTTTTCGTATTGCTTCAGGTGCCCAAACAGGCTGGTCTGTCCGCCAGTATGGCGTCCGGCGGCTCCCTATTGGGGGGGCGGGGAGTGGAAGGCGGCCTTATTCGGGTCACGAGTGTACTGGGAGGCTTCTTCATGCTACTTGCACTCCTGATCTCCTTTATTTCTCGCTGAGACCACCTTATTCTGTGTTGCCCGGCTCATCGTGGAGCCGGGCAGTCGTCATATCTGGAGCTGACAAACATAGGATCGGCAACAAACCAATCCACAATTGTAGTACCTAACACCGTAAGCATGGTCAGATCGTAAGAGCAACCCTTGACCAAACCTAGGCCAATTCATATAGTGACCACGCTGGAAACTCAGAAATCCCTCTCGTGTAGACCCCTTGGCTGGCATCTGCTGCCTTTGGCTATACACGGTCCAGTCTTATAGGAGACTCCATGAAAAAAGCCCTGCTTCTTGCGCTGGCCATGACCGCCAGCACCTCGCTCGCAGCACCCTTTGTGTGGCCCGCCGCCTGGACCGCTGAGCAGAACACCGCTCCAAAGCGCGGTGGCGAATACCGCAACTACAACCTGACTGATTACAAGACGCTGAACCCTTTTACGAGCGTTGAAGCTAACAGCCTGCCCCTCCGCATGGGCTACGGCACGGGTCTGTTCTTCCAGGATCCCCGCAACGACGAATTCATTCCCTATATGGCCGATGGCAAGCCTGTTGTCAGCAACAATAACAAGCGCTTTGTGGTCAAGATCCGTCAGGGCATGAAATTCAGTGATGGTCAGGCCATCACCGCCGACGACTGGGTCAGCACCATGACGATCCACAAGGATGACAAGGTCGGCAGCAACAGCTTCGACAGCTTCTTCCTGAACAAGAAGCCCATCACCATCAAGAAGATTGACACTTACACCCTGCAGTTTGACTTCCCTCAGCCCAGCTCTCAGGCTTACAGCCGCATGGCCTTCACCCCCTGGCCTGACCACGTCTTCGGCAAGACCTACCGTGCCGGCGGCGCTGAGGCCATCAAGAAGATGTGGACCCTGGGCACCAACCCCAGCGAGATCGTGAGCCCTGGCGCTTGGGTCCTGGAATCGCTGCGTGCTGGTGAGCGTGCTGTCCTGAAGAAGAACCCACACTGGGGTGACTGGAACCAGGACAGCCGTGGCAACGAGCTGCCCTACCTGGACCGTACCTCCTACCGTATCGTAGGCGACGCGAACGCGGCGCTCGCCGCTTACCTGTCCGGCCAGATCGATACCGTCGCCGTGCGTAACGCCGACGACCTGGCCCAGATCAAGAAGGCCATGGACGCAGGCAGCCTCAAGGCTTTCCTGAGGCCCAACGTCAGCCCCCAGGCCACCAGCCAGTGGATCGTCTTCAACTGGAACAAGGCCAGTGATCCTGCCAAGCAGAAGCTGTTCCGCGACGTGCGTTTCCGCCGCGCCATGAGCCACCTCGCCAACCGTCAGGCCATGGTTCAGCTCGCTCTGGGTGGTCTGGGCACCGAGACGTACTTCAGCGTGTACCCGATCTTCAAGCAGCAGATGGCCGCTGGCGCCAACGCTCCCAAGTACCCCTTCAACCCCGGTGAAGCCACCAGGCTGCTGGCCCAGATGGGTTACACCAAGAAGAACGCTCAGGGCTTCCTGGTCGACAAGGCTGGTAAGGTCCTGGAGTTCAACCTCAGCACCAACGCCGGCAACACCGTGCGTGAGCAGCTCGGCCGTATTTTTGCCGACGAAGCCAAGAAGGTCGGCGTGAAGGTTAACTTCACCCCCATTGACTTCAACAACCTCGTTAACCAGCTGACCGCCAAGGGCGAGAACCGTCCCTTCGACGCCATCCTGCTGGGTCTGTCCGGTGGCAGCAACATCTGGAGCTTCGGCAGCAACGTCGTTCCCTGCGGTACCAACCTGCACAGCTACAACAACCCGACTAACGGCGCCTGCGCCACCAGCCAGGAACAGCTGATGACCAAGCTGTACTACCAAGGCGACGCCGAGTTTGACGACGCCAAGCGCCGCGCCATCGGTGGCCGCATCATGCAGGCCGAAGGCGAGCTGCAGCCTGTGATCTACCTGGTCGGCGGTAACTACCACGCCACCTGGAACGAGCGCGTCGGCGGTGAGCGCCCGGCAGCCCACCTGGACGCGTACTACGGCGACCGCGAACTGGCCCTGACCTTTATCAAGTAACCCCGCCACACCTTCAGGAGGGGTGGCCTGCGAAAGCGGGCTGCCCCCCCAACCATGTGAGCCCGGTTCTTTCGTCACCTCTCAGAGGTACCTAGCATGATCCCATTCATCCTGCGGCGGGTGGTCCAGGCCGTCCCCACACTCTTTCTCTCCAGCCTGCTGATCTTTTTTGTCATTCAGCTGGCTCCTGGTGACTTTCTGACACCAGCACGGCTCAACCCGAACATTGCCCCTGAGCAACTCGAAGCGCTCTCCCGAAACTTCGGCCTGGACCGCCCGCTGTGGCAGCAGTACCTGGTATGGATGCGCAACATGGCCACCGGCGACTTTGGGCTGTCGTTCCAGTACCAGCAGCCAGTACTTAACATCGTCTGGCCGCGCATCGTGAATTCTCTCTACCTTGTACTCCTGTATCTTGTCCTGTTTTATGTCATTGCCATACCGCTCGGCGTGTACGGCGCAGTGCGTCAGAATTCCTTCGGGGACCGCAGCACCGGAGTCGTGCTGTATTTCCTCCTGGGTTTTCCCAGCTTCTTTCTGGCACTGCTCGTGATCTACTTCATCCTTCAGGTCAGGCATGCCACGGGCCTGGATATTCCTATTGGTGGAATGACCAGCGACAATCACAACACGTTGTCGGCCCTGGGTAAGGTCTGGGATATCCTGAAGCACATTCTGATCCCGGCCACGGTCCTTGCCGTGTCGGACGCCGCTGGCCTTACCCGCGTGATTCGTGGTCAGATGCTTGAGGTGCAGCGTGCGGACTATGTCAGGACCGCCCTGGCTAAGGGAGTGACTGAACGCGTTGCGATCTGGAAACACACCTTCCGCAATGCCATCCTGCCTATTGTCGCTGGCATCGGCGGTCTCCTTCCCAGCCTGTTTGCTGGTGCGGGCTTTGCTGAAGTGGTGTTCGCTTACCCTGGCATCACGCCCATGCTTCTCTCTGCCATCAATACCCAGGATCTGTATGTCATTGCTGGATTTACCATGATCACAACCGTTCTGCTGATTATCGGGAATGCCCTGAGCGATCTGCTGCTTGCAGTAGTAGACCCGCGCGTGAAGGTAGGCTGAGGAGACCGCTATGACGACTGTTCCCTCAAATGTTCCTGCTGTCCGCTCCAATAAGGCTCAGTCCCAGTTCGGGGTGGCCTGGAGGCAGTTCCGGAAAAACCGTCTGGCCCAGATCGGCGGCTTCCTGCTTACCTTGATGTATCTGCTGGCAGTGTTTGCGCCTGTGGTGGCTCCGGATGGCCTCTCTACGTATTCCACGTCAAACATCACCCGTTACCATCCTCCAACTCCCGTTCATATTCGTGACCCTGAAAGCGGAGCCTTTGGGCGGCCTTTCGTGTATAAGTACACGCAACAGCTCAACATGGATACCTTCGTGAACGAGTACAAGCCGTCGGCTGAGAAATGCCCGATCTTTTTCGGTGTTCGCGGCGACAGCTACCGCATTCTCGGCCTGATTCCCGGAAACATTCACCTGTTTGGTACCGGCCAGGAGAATCCGGATTGCAACGTCTACCTGTTTGGGGGCGAAGCTCTGGGGCGTGACCTGTTTACGCGGACCATGTATGCCTCGCAGATCAGCCTTACGATCGGTGTGGGCGCTGTATTGATCAGCACCCTCATCGGACTTGCGATGGGATCAGCGGCGGCCTTCTTCGGCGGCTTTGTGGATACCGTGGTGATGCGCCTTGTGGAAGTGATCGCGGCGATTCCCTACCTGTTCCTGCTGATCTTGCTGCGCTCCGTCTTTCCCCAGGACATCAATCCGATTCTGGCGCTGTACATGATTCTGGGTCTGCTGGCTTTTATCAGCTGGGGTGGTCTGGCCCGCGCGGTTCGTGGCCAGCTGATGAGCGTACGGGAACAGGACTTTGTTTCTGCGGCTCAGGCCCTGGGGGCAAGTAACGGACGCATCATGTGGCGGCACATGCTCCCTACAATGACCACGTTCGTCATTGTTGGACTGAGTCTGTCCATTCCGGGAGCCATCCTGACGGAATCGGGATTGAGCTTCCTGGGAATCGGGGCCGTCGAGCCCTACGTGTCCTGGGGCAGCCTGCTCGCTCAGGCTCAGGAAGGCGGTCTGGCCAGCATCAATCAACGTCCGTGGGTGCTGATTCCCGGCTTCTTCATCGTATTTACGGTGATGTGCTTTCAGCTTCTGGGCGACGGGCTGCGTGACGCCTTCGACCCCCGCAAGCGTCAGTGAGGCGTAACAGGGTCACGCTCTCGTCAGCCTGTATGATGCAGGGCGTGTCCCACAATGAGCAGCAGATGGAGGAAGAATGACCCATCAGGGTGAAGTATTGCTGGCGGTGAACGGCCTGAAAACGTATTTCTACACCGACGACGGTGTAGTCAAAAGCGTTGACGGCGTCACCTTCCATATCAACAAAGGCGAAACGCTGGCCGTTGTGGGCGAATCGGGTTCAGGCAAGAGCGTGACCAGTCTGTCGATCATGCGCCTGATTCCTATGCCACCCGGCAAGATTGTCGAAGGCGAGATTCTGTTTACCGACAAAAGCGGTACGCAGAAGAACCTGGTAAACATCAGTGAAGCTGAGATGCGCCAGATCCGTGGCAATGACATCAGCATGATTTTCCAGGAGCCGATGACCAGCCTCAACCCGGTCTACACCATCGGTGATCAGATTGCCGAGGCGGTGATCCTGCACCAGAACAAAAACAAGAAAGAAGCTCTGGGCGTGGCCACCGATATGTTGCGTCTGGTCGGTATTCCTGCCCCCGAAAAACGGGTTCACGAGTACCCGCACCAGATGTCCGGGGGCATGCGTCAGCGTGTGATGATCGCCATGGCACTGTCTTGTAACCCGGCTCTGCTGATTGCTGACGAGCCGACCACCGCGCTGGACGTGACCATTCAGGCGCAGATCCTGGACCTGATGCGCAAGCTGCAGCGCGAGATCGGTATGAGCATCCTGTTCATCACCCATAACCTGGGCGTGGTGGCGGAGATGGCGGACCGCGTCGTCGTGATGTACGGCGGCCGTGTGGTGGAAGAAGGCGACGTGGTCGAGATTTTCAAAGCCCCGCGCCATCCTTACACCATGGGCCTGCTGAACAGCATTCCGCGTCCCAGCGATCACGAGTATGTGCCCGGCGCGCCCAAGGGCCGCCTGGAAGCTATCCCTGGCAACGTTCCCAACCCCCTGAATCTGCCGCCGGGCTGCTCTTTCGAGCCGCGCTGCAAGTTCGCTATTCCTGAGTGCAGTGCAGCTGTGCCGCCCCTGGAGGACACCGGGCACGGGCACACTGCCCGTTGCATTCGCTGGCGCGAATTCGAGAAGGTTCAGACGGAGGTCACCGCATGACTGCTACCCCTTTGAGCCCAAGCGTGGCCCGTGACCGCAGCGCCATGGCAGCGACTGGACAGACGCTGCTGGATGTCCAGCACCTGGAGAAGTACTTCCCGATCCGCGGCGGCCTGATGTCGCGGGTGGTCGGCAACGTCAAGGCCGTCAACGACATCAGCTTCAAGGTCGGTCGCGGCGAAGTGGTCGGCCTGGTCGGTGAGTCCGGGTCGGGCAAAACCACCGCTGGCCGCGCCATTCTGCGTCTGGTTGAGCCGACCGGCGGACAGGTCATCTTCAACGGCACCGACATCACCAAGCTCTCCAAAGGGCAGATGCGCGACTACCGCCGTGAGATGCAGATCATTTTCCAGGACCCGTTTGCCAGCCTGAACCCCCGAATGACGGTCAGTGACATCATCGGTGAGGCCATGCAGATCCACAACCTGCACCCGGGACGCGAGCGTATCGACCGCATCGCCGAGTTGCTGCAGCGCGTCGGTCTGCGCCCCGAGCACATGGGCCGCTACCCGCACGAGTTCTCCGGAGGTCAGCGTCAGCGTATCGGTATTGCGCGCGCGCTGGCCGTTGACCCCAGCTTTATCGTGGCAGACGAGCCGGTTTCGGCACTGGACGTTTCGATTCAGGCGCAGGTGGTCAACCTGATTCAGGACCTGCAGGAAGAACTGGGCCTGACCGTGCTGTTTATTGCCCACGACCTGCACGTTGTGGAGTACATCTGCGACCGCATGATCGTGATGTACCTGGGCCGCATCATGGAGATTGCGCCCAGCCGCGAGCTCAACCGCAATCCCAAGCACCCTTACACCGAGGCCCTGCTGTCGGCGGCGCCGGTGCCTGATCCCACGATCAAGCGTCAGCGCATCATCCTGGAAGGCGACATTCCCAGCCCGATCAATCCGCCTTCGGGTTGCGTGTTCCGGACCCGCTGCCGCTATGCCATTGCCGACTGCGCCAACATCGTTCCGGAGCTGCGTGAGGTCGCGCCCGATCACTTCAAAGCCTGCATCCGCGACGATATTCTCTGATCGTTCCTGCACCATGAGAACCGTCCATACGAGCGTATGGGCGGTTTTCTTTGGTGACTAACTGTTGATTCAAATGGTCATCTTCTCACACTTCATCAGGGGACGTGGCGCAAGCTGACTTTATGCGACACCTACTATCACTTGCTGCTGCCCTGAGCCTTGGAGGTGCTGTGGCTACTGATCTGCGCGTCTACCCCAGCTTCACGGAAGTGCGGGAACCAGTGACCGCTTCGGGCACAACTCTAAGCGTCGCTCTGCCGCAGGAAGCCTGGGCAGGAGTCATCCCCGGGAGCCTGGACCTGGAGGGTCTGGCCTTTATCAGTGCCCTTCAGAACCTGGAACCCAACTGGTTGGCCACCCTGGAAGGCAAAACCGTGTATCTCATGCGTGAAGGAAATCGCACCGAGCCGGTCACACTGATCCGGGCCCGCGATCTGCTGGTGCGGGATAGTGCTGGCCGCTACTTCACGGTGCAATTCAACCAGTTGCAGTTTGACGTTCTGCCTCCCAGCAATCCACTCAGCCCGTCACAGAGCCTGGTCTTCAACCTTGCAAAGGCAGGCAGCGGCACGCTGAGCTACCTGACGCGCAGCGTGAGCTGGCAACCTCGTTACACCCTGAAGGCCAGCGACGCCGGAGCTCAGCTTGCGGCTCTGGCCGATATCCGCAACGGTACAGACCTGCCCTACGAGGTGAAAAACACTGAACTCTACGCCGGAGACGTCAATGTGCAGGGCGGGGGATACCCTCCCCCTGCTCCGATGATGCAGAGCGAAGCTATGGATTCTGCTGCTCGGGTCACGTCTGCCCCCAAAATCGTCAGCAGTGGGGATCTGCGCGGTCTGTATAAATACACTTTGTCCACCGCTTTCAGGCTGCCTGCCAACAGTGTGGTCACGCTGCCCTTCCTGAACCCTAAACTGACCAGCTTCGACCGTTACGTTGGCCTCAACACCTTTTTTAGTCCAGAGGCACAGGAAGGAACGCTAAGCCGCTTTTACCGTTTTAAGGCAGATGACCGGCTTCCAGGGGGACCTATCACTGTTCGGGAAGAGGGACGTATCGTTGGTCAGACGAACATTGGTGAGACCCGTAAAGGCGGTATGGTGGAATTTACCCTCGGTCAGGACCCTGACGTGGCCTACACCCGCACTGTGCAGACCCTTAACCAGGCCCGCGACGCCAAGGGCAATGTCAACCGCACGACTTACAAGGTCACTTACCTGCTGGAGAGCAGCAAGACCCGCTCCGTGCGTGCTGAGATTACGGAACGTGTTGGTGGACGGCGGATCATCATCGACAGTCTTCCTCCCGCCCAGAATCAGGGGATAGCCACGCTGAAGGTGGATATTCCTGCCGGAGG is a window of Deinococcus deserti VCD115 DNA encoding:
- a CDS encoding DUF4139 domain-containing protein; protein product: MRHLLSLAAALSLGGAVATDLRVYPSFTEVREPVTASGTTLSVALPQEAWAGVIPGSLDLEGLAFISALQNLEPNWLATLEGKTVYLMREGNRTEPVTLIRARDLLVRDSAGRYFTVQFNQLQFDVLPPSNPLSPSQSLVFNLAKAGSGTLSYLTRSVSWQPRYTLKASDAGAQLAALADIRNGTDLPYEVKNTELYAGDVNVQGGGYPPPAPMMQSEAMDSAARVTSAPKIVSSGDLRGLYKYTLSTAFRLPANSVVTLPFLNPKLTSFDRYVGLNTFFSPEAQEGTLSRFYRFKADDRLPGGPITVREEGRIVGQTNIGETRKGGMVEFTLGQDPDVAYTRTVQTLNQARDAKGNVNRTTYKVTYLLESSKTRSVRAEITERVGGRRIIIDSLPPAQNQGIATLKVDIPAGGKVTRSFTVVVDNS
- a CDS encoding ABC transporter ATP-binding protein, producing MTATPLSPSVARDRSAMAATGQTLLDVQHLEKYFPIRGGLMSRVVGNVKAVNDISFKVGRGEVVGLVGESGSGKTTAGRAILRLVEPTGGQVIFNGTDITKLSKGQMRDYRREMQIIFQDPFASLNPRMTVSDIIGEAMQIHNLHPGRERIDRIAELLQRVGLRPEHMGRYPHEFSGGQRQRIGIARALAVDPSFIVADEPVSALDVSIQAQVVNLIQDLQEELGLTVLFIAHDLHVVEYICDRMIVMYLGRIMEIAPSRELNRNPKHPYTEALLSAAPVPDPTIKRQRIILEGDIPSPINPPSGCVFRTRCRYAIADCANIVPELREVAPDHFKACIRDDIL